The following are encoded together in the Bacteroidota bacterium genome:
- a CDS encoding BMC domain-containing protein: protein MNAIGLVELSSIAAGFEVADTMLKTSEVELLVMRSICSGKFMVLVGGDVAAVRASVEAGERTGAGCVVDAMVIPNVHKSVFPAISGMSQVEVLEALGIVESFSVASLIEAADASAKAANVKLIEVRLAMALGGKAFVTMTGEVAAVRSAVEAGASVCAKRGLLVNKVVIANPKKELLKEMI from the coding sequence ATGAATGCAATAGGACTTGTAGAATTATCGAGTATCGCGGCTGGCTTCGAGGTAGCAGATACGATGCTCAAAACTTCGGAAGTAGAACTTCTCGTTATGCGAAGTATCTGCTCGGGAAAATTTATGGTCTTGGTTGGCGGCGACGTAGCAGCCGTTCGTGCAAGTGTTGAAGCCGGAGAACGAACTGGAGCCGGTTGTGTAGTGGATGCTATGGTAATACCCAATGTCCATAAATCGGTTTTCCCTGCAATCTCCGGTATGAGTCAGGTTGAAGTGCTTGAGGCGCTCGGTATCGTTGAGTCGTTTAGTGTTGCTTCACTTATCGAAGCGGCAGATGCATCAGCAAAAGCAGCGAATGTGAAGTTGATTGAAGTCCGACTTGCAATGGCATTAGGAGGCAAAGCGTTTGTGACAATGACAGGTGAGGTTGCTGCTGTCCGCTCGGCAGTTGAAGCGGGCGCTTCAGTATGTGCTAAACGCGGATTGTTGGTAAATAAAGTCGTTATAGCAAATCCGAAAAAGGAGTTGCTGAAAGAGATGATATGA
- a CDS encoding ORF6N domain-containing protein, which produces MVKTKSIIPVGLIEQRIFIIRGLKVMIDRDLADLYAVETKYLNRQVKRNKDRFPSEFMFKLTKKERNELVTNWHRFDTLKHSYVLPYAFTEHGVAMLASVLKSERAIKMSIMIVKAFVRLREFLATQRELSKKIHILESKIDTHDKEIHSIIEAIRQLLQPPEKPKREIGFRISEPKVIYSTRRKNK; this is translated from the coding sequence ATGGTGAAAACAAAATCTATAATACCAGTAGGATTGATCGAACAACGAATCTTTATCATCAGAGGATTAAAGGTAATGATCGACCGTGACCTTGCAGACCTCTATGCAGTTGAAACAAAATATTTGAATCGTCAAGTTAAACGTAATAAAGACCGATTCCCAAGTGAATTCATGTTCAAGCTTACGAAAAAAGAACGAAACGAACTGGTGACAAATTGGCACCGGTTCGATACACTTAAGCATTCGTATGTTTTACCATACGCCTTTACAGAACATGGTGTTGCTATGCTCGCATCTGTGCTGAAAAGTGAACGGGCTATAAAGATGAGTATAATGATTGTAAAAGCATTTGTGCGACTGAGAGAGTTCCTTGCAACGCAACGAGAACTATCAAAGAAAATCCACATTCTTGAATCGAAAATTGATACACACGATAAGGAAATTCATTCGATAATCGAAGCAATACGCCAACTTCTCCAACCACCTGAAAAACCAAAAAGAGAGATTGGGTTTCGTATTTCAGAACCTAAAGTAATATACAGCACTCGAAGAAAGAACAAATAA
- a CDS encoding class I SAM-dependent methyltransferase, which yields MLIRKKCIRNNKQYFNEVASQWDKMRKSFFSESLREKAFAVAGVQPCKLAADIGAGSGFITEGLIHKGLKVIAVDQSEAMLAEVRKKFASIAEVDYRLGEAERLPISDENVDFVFANMYLHHVELPTEAIKEMVRILKPGGKLIISDLDEHTFEFLKYEHHDRWMGFNREEIMRWFAAACLKNVAVDNVGENCCAQSSCRDEYARISIFVASGVK from the coding sequence GTGTTAATAAGGAAAAAATGTATTAGGAACAACAAACAGTACTTTAATGAGGTTGCCTCTCAATGGGACAAGATGCGGAAAAGTTTCTTTTCAGAGTCACTTAGAGAAAAAGCTTTTGCAGTTGCGGGTGTCCAGCCATGCAAGCTTGCTGCAGATATTGGAGCAGGTTCAGGCTTCATCACAGAAGGGCTTATTCATAAAGGCTTGAAGGTAATTGCTGTTGACCAGTCCGAGGCAATGTTAGCAGAGGTGAGAAAAAAATTCGCCAGCATCGCTGAGGTTGATTACAGGTTGGGAGAGGCAGAAAGACTACCTATCTCAGATGAAAATGTTGATTTTGTGTTTGCCAACATGTATCTGCATCATGTCGAATTGCCAACGGAGGCAATAAAAGAAATGGTGCGAATTTTGAAGCCGGGCGGTAAACTTATTATTTCGGATTTAGATGAGCACACTTTCGAGTTTCTAAAATACGAACATCATGATCGCTGGATGGGTTTCAATAGAGAGGAGATTATGAGATGGTTTGCAGCAGCATGCCTAAAAAATGTTGCGGTAGATAATGTTGGTGAGAATTGTTGTGCGCAATCGAGTTGTAGGGACGAATATGCCCGCATTAGCATATTCGTGGCTTCAGGTGTGAAATGA
- a CDS encoding HAMP domain-containing sensor histidine kinase yields the protein MATPRSTNIKLSLVIAAIILVVATIIYTQIIVDKLLVKEREIADLYAKSLEYLATSPDAQADYSFVFNEVIKAIDFPIILSDNQRFPIPPYKMNIRNIRLDTTLSEIEQEIFLKKLITRFDETNEPIKVALNDTIILQYLHYGESQIVTELRWLPFIEIGLAGIFILLGYVGFSYIKRTEQSNIWVGMAKETAHQLGTPLSNVMGWMELIKLNAEKSNKVLETVNEMENDLIRLQKVTERFSKIGSKPNLKLEPLNELIENVTNYFRKRLPQLRKNIEISVNLNKNVSVNINRDLFEWVLENLIKNSIDAIEQGEGNISISIQEKNKYFFIDVKDTGKGIDQKFRKDIFRPGYSTKERGWGLGLSLSKRIIETYHKGRLILLESKLGKGTTFRIKLNK from the coding sequence ATGGCAACACCCCGCTCCACGAACATTAAACTATCATTAGTAATTGCCGCCATCATACTTGTTGTGGCAACCATAATTTATACACAAATTATCGTCGATAAATTATTGGTGAAGGAACGTGAGATAGCCGACCTCTATGCAAAATCTCTGGAATACCTTGCTACGAGTCCTGATGCTCAAGCAGATTACAGTTTCGTTTTTAATGAGGTGATAAAAGCAATAGACTTCCCTATTATTTTATCCGATAATCAAAGATTTCCTATCCCTCCATACAAAATGAATATACGAAATATTCGGCTGGATACAACTCTATCGGAAATTGAACAAGAAATATTTCTCAAAAAACTAATCACCCGGTTTGACGAAACTAACGAACCGATTAAGGTGGCGCTTAACGATACAATCATTCTTCAGTACCTGCACTACGGCGAATCTCAAATAGTTACAGAACTGCGTTGGCTACCTTTTATCGAAATCGGTTTAGCCGGAATTTTTATCCTCCTCGGTTACGTCGGTTTTAGTTACATCAAACGAACTGAGCAAAGTAATATCTGGGTTGGTATGGCGAAAGAAACTGCTCATCAGCTCGGCACACCGTTGTCGAATGTTATGGGCTGGATGGAATTAATAAAACTAAATGCAGAGAAAAGTAATAAAGTTTTAGAGACAGTAAACGAGATGGAGAACGATTTAATTCGTCTCCAAAAAGTTACTGAACGTTTCTCGAAAATTGGCTCTAAACCAAACTTGAAATTAGAACCGCTGAACGAGCTAATAGAAAATGTTACTAATTATTTCCGGAAACGACTGCCACAGTTGCGCAAAAACATTGAAATATCAGTTAACCTGAACAAAAATGTCTCTGTAAATATTAATCGCGATCTGTTCGAATGGGTTCTTGAGAACCTCATCAAAAATTCTATCGACGCTATCGAACAAGGAGAGGGTAATATTTCAATTTCCATACAAGAAAAAAATAAGTATTTTTTTATTGATGTAAAAGATACAGGCAAAGGCATCGACCAAAAATTTAGAAAGGATATCTTCAGACCGGGTTACAGCACTAAAGAACGCGGATGGGGATTAGGATTGAGCCTCTCGAAAAGAATTATTGAGACCTACCATAAAGGAAGATTGATTTTACTAGAAAGTAAATTGGGAAAAGGAACAACTTTTCGGATAAAGCTGAATAAGTGA
- a CDS encoding 4Fe-4S dicluster domain-containing protein: MTYIERIRSAGVVGCGGAGFPAHIKASSKVEYVIANGAECEPLLHKDLELMIHEPEAVVGGLIQWLVSTGSKKAIIGVKRKHEESLSGLKKAAENTNIQLNWLGDFYPTGDEYVLVYETTKRLIPPQGIPLDVGIVVNNVETLRNAYLASEGIPVTHKYISVVGAVNKPSTLLVPIGISFAEVIAAAGGANVSDFAVFISGIMMGTLTTDMSLPITKTCAGLVVLPMEHRLVKRKSLPETSMHRIGKSACDQCSYCTEFCPRYLLGYDVQPHKVMRSLGFTVTGEALWNQYAQLCCACGLCTLYACPEDLYPKEACDRAKSDLRAKGMKWEGKRDVKVHPLGEGRRTPLKQLVKKLGVDRYDGPAHFEDVKFSPNIVRIPLSQHIGSPALPMVNVGKAVKIGDVIGDIPDGKLGARIHSSIDGVVTKINSEVVIEKK; encoded by the coding sequence TTGACATACATAGAAAGAATCAGATCGGCAGGCGTTGTCGGCTGCGGCGGTGCCGGATTTCCCGCCCACATCAAGGCTTCTTCCAAAGTTGAATATGTGATAGCAAATGGCGCCGAGTGTGAACCGCTCCTTCATAAAGATTTGGAATTAATGATACATGAACCTGAAGCGGTTGTGGGTGGACTGATCCAGTGGTTAGTTTCTACAGGTTCAAAAAAAGCAATCATTGGCGTAAAGCGAAAGCACGAAGAATCTCTTTCGGGTTTAAAGAAAGCGGCTGAAAATACAAACATCCAACTAAATTGGCTTGGCGATTTTTATCCCACCGGTGATGAGTATGTTCTGGTTTATGAAACAACAAAACGTTTAATTCCGCCACAAGGTATTCCATTAGATGTAGGTATCGTTGTAAATAATGTGGAAACATTACGTAACGCGTATCTGGCATCGGAAGGAATTCCGGTTACACACAAATACATTTCAGTTGTTGGGGCAGTAAATAAACCATCTACACTTTTAGTCCCTATCGGAATTAGTTTTGCGGAAGTAATCGCGGCGGCTGGTGGTGCTAATGTTTCCGACTTCGCCGTCTTCATCAGCGGTATTATGATGGGAACGCTCACAACCGATATGAGTTTACCTATTACAAAAACTTGCGCCGGACTTGTTGTTCTTCCTATGGAGCATCGACTTGTAAAACGTAAAAGTTTACCCGAGACCTCGATGCACCGAATCGGGAAATCAGCATGCGACCAGTGCAGTTACTGCACGGAGTTTTGTCCGCGTTACTTGCTTGGCTACGATGTTCAGCCACATAAAGTTATGCGAAGCCTCGGTTTTACTGTAACCGGCGAAGCATTATGGAATCAATATGCTCAGCTTTGCTGTGCTTGCGGCTTGTGCACGTTGTATGCCTGCCCTGAAGATTTATATCCAAAAGAAGCATGCGACCGTGCTAAATCGGATTTACGCGCTAAAGGAATGAAGTGGGAAGGCAAACGCGATGTTAAAGTCCACCCTCTTGGCGAAGGTCGCCGAACTCCTTTAAAACAACTCGTAAAAAAATTAGGTGTTGATCGCTACGATGGACCGGCACATTTTGAAGATGTGAAATTTTCACCTAATATTGTTCGCATACCTCTTTCACAGCACATCGGTTCACCCGCTTTGCCTATGGTCAATGTTGGAAAAGCAGTAAAGATAGGTGATGTAATTGGTGATATTCCGGATGGAAAATTAGGAGCACGTATTCACTCAAGCATCGACGGAGTTGTAACAAAGATTAATAGTGAAGTGGTGATTGAGAAGAAATGA
- a CDS encoding RNA polymerase sigma factor, with amino-acid sequence MTDTEKDAELITKAQKGNKEAYGEIVKLYMKRAYFSALSIVGSHDDALDLSQDAFIRAYRSIRNFDTTKKFYTWYYKILRNLCLNHLRDKSNRANNFSEILEDLENIKDESQSTDKMIEQNENKKIVWEAIWKLTPEDREIITAKDILNTSYEDIAGLLQVPTGTVMSRLYYARKRLRKIIEELQ; translated from the coding sequence ATGACAGATACTGAAAAAGACGCAGAACTCATAACAAAAGCCCAAAAGGGCAACAAAGAAGCATACGGCGAAATTGTGAAGCTTTATATGAAACGCGCTTATTTTTCGGCGCTTTCAATCGTTGGTTCGCACGATGATGCTCTCGATTTATCTCAAGATGCTTTTATACGCGCATACAGGTCCATTAGAAATTTTGATACAACCAAAAAGTTTTACACTTGGTACTATAAAATTCTTCGCAACCTATGTTTGAATCATTTGAGAGATAAATCGAATCGTGCTAATAATTTTTCTGAAATACTTGAAGATCTAGAAAATATCAAAGATGAAAGTCAAAGTACTGATAAAATGATCGAACAAAACGAAAATAAAAAAATAGTTTGGGAAGCAATCTGGAAACTTACGCCCGAAGACCGCGAAATAATAACCGCAAAGGATATTCTAAATACGAGTTATGAAGATATCGCCGGTTTATTGCAAGTACCGACAGGAACCGTAATGTCGCGCCTTTACTACGCACGAAAGAGATTACGAAAAATAATCGAGGAGCTTCAATGA
- the mutS gene encoding DNA mismatch repair protein MutS — MSSTTNIKSTPLMRQYQQVKARYPDTILLFRMGDFYETFDDDAKVTSKILGITLTKRGNGNAGETPLAGFPYHALDNYLPKLLKAGKRVAICEQLEDPKFAKGIVKRDVIEVVTPGVSFSEKILETKQNNYLASVYLPSPLATSDDIIGFAFVDVSTAEFGVSEFPLKNLKDQIQTFNPAEILVQKRDIDTIQNILKESYKSIFTKLDDWIFNYDYSYELLITHLKTQSLKGFGIEGSRVGIVAAGAVLNYLQETQKANLTHIKKIFPHNTSEYITLDPSTKRNLEITKSIEGKEEGTLFWVLDKTKTPMGGRLLKRWIIQPLLNIKPIQERLEAVGELVKYSDMLRKVGDVLLNFGDLERLIAKVCTGRANPREMIALKNNLMQVVNLKSAINKAECLTLSEIRDEFVILSDLIDDISKTINDEPPLSLADGGVIKKECNSKLDELRDITLNGKSWIANLQLKERERTGINSLKVAFNNVFGYYIEVTNTHKDKIPSDYIRKQTISTGERFITPELKEYEEKILNAEEKIVALETEIFNELRLKAADQAAVIQKNAQLAATIDALASLAETAVEQEYTYPEIDDGNLINIIEGRHPVIERLLPPGDQYTPNDTYLLNEENQILIITGPNMSGKSSYLRQVGLIVLLAQIGSFVPAKKAHIGIVDKIYTRVGASDNIASGESTFLVEMHEAAHIVNTATPRSLILLDEVGRGTSTFDGISIAWALTEHLHNRIGAKTLFATHYHELNELADLFPRIKNYKVDVREYGDKVIFLHKVTPGFADHSYGIQVAQMAGLPEEVTDRAKKILKNLEGSELILHDEGKSESVKGRIAPAEVQLTLFEMKDDKIRDEIKKIDIDKLTPLDALKKLAELKKKVT; from the coding sequence ATGAGTTCAACTACAAATATCAAATCAACACCGCTGATGCGGCAGTACCAACAAGTAAAAGCAAGATACCCTGATACAATTTTACTATTTCGGATGGGAGATTTTTATGAAACTTTCGACGACGATGCAAAAGTTACATCAAAAATTTTAGGTATCACACTTACAAAACGAGGGAATGGAAATGCGGGAGAAACGCCCCTCGCCGGCTTCCCTTATCACGCCCTCGATAATTATTTACCAAAACTTCTCAAAGCCGGAAAACGAGTTGCAATCTGCGAACAATTAGAAGATCCAAAATTTGCAAAAGGGATTGTAAAACGGGATGTGATTGAAGTTGTAACACCAGGGGTTTCGTTCTCCGAAAAAATTTTAGAAACCAAGCAAAACAATTATTTAGCATCAGTTTATCTCCCTTCACCTTTAGCTACAAGCGATGATATAATCGGCTTTGCTTTCGTGGATGTATCTACGGCTGAATTCGGTGTCAGCGAGTTCCCACTCAAAAACTTAAAGGATCAGATTCAAACTTTCAATCCTGCTGAAATTTTAGTTCAAAAAAGAGACATCGACACAATCCAAAATATTCTTAAAGAAAGTTACAAAAGTATATTCACCAAATTGGATGATTGGATTTTTAATTATGATTACAGTTACGAGCTCCTCATCACACATCTTAAAACTCAATCGTTAAAAGGTTTTGGAATTGAAGGATCTCGCGTCGGAATCGTAGCAGCGGGCGCTGTTCTCAACTATCTTCAGGAAACTCAAAAAGCCAATCTTACACACATCAAGAAAATTTTCCCACACAACACAAGCGAGTATATAACTCTCGACCCATCGACTAAAAGAAATTTAGAAATCACCAAATCTATTGAAGGTAAAGAAGAGGGAACACTTTTCTGGGTTTTAGATAAAACAAAAACTCCCATGGGTGGACGCTTACTAAAAAGATGGATCATTCAACCATTGCTCAACATCAAACCGATACAAGAACGATTGGAAGCAGTGGGTGAATTGGTAAAATATTCGGACATGCTCCGTAAGGTTGGTGATGTTCTTCTAAATTTCGGAGATCTCGAACGTTTGATTGCAAAGGTTTGCACCGGACGTGCTAATCCTCGCGAAATGATTGCTCTAAAAAACAATTTAATGCAAGTCGTAAACCTTAAATCGGCTATTAATAAGGCAGAATGCCTGACACTTTCAGAGATTAGAGACGAGTTTGTAATCCTATCTGATTTGATTGATGATATTTCAAAAACAATTAACGATGAACCTCCCCTTTCGTTAGCTGATGGCGGTGTAATTAAGAAAGAATGTAATTCGAAATTAGATGAGTTAAGAGATATTACACTCAACGGTAAAAGTTGGATCGCCAATCTCCAATTAAAAGAGCGAGAGCGGACTGGAATTAATTCACTTAAGGTGGCTTTTAACAATGTGTTCGGCTATTACATTGAAGTTACTAATACACACAAAGATAAAATTCCTTCTGATTACATTCGTAAACAAACAATTTCAACCGGTGAACGATTTATTACTCCTGAGCTTAAAGAGTATGAAGAAAAGATTTTAAATGCTGAAGAAAAGATTGTCGCTCTCGAAACAGAAATATTTAACGAGCTACGTTTGAAAGCAGCCGATCAAGCTGCGGTAATACAAAAAAACGCTCAACTTGCAGCAACGATTGATGCGCTTGCCTCATTAGCTGAAACAGCAGTTGAACAAGAATACACATATCCTGAAATTGACGATGGAAACTTAATAAATATTATTGAAGGACGACATCCAGTAATTGAGCGACTGCTCCCGCCAGGCGATCAATACACCCCAAATGATACTTACTTGCTCAACGAGGAAAATCAGATTCTGATTATTACCGGGCCCAACATGAGCGGTAAGTCCAGCTACCTAAGGCAGGTTGGTCTAATTGTCTTGCTTGCACAGATTGGCAGCTTCGTCCCCGCAAAAAAAGCTCACATCGGGATTGTTGATAAAATCTATACGCGCGTAGGAGCCAGCGATAATATTGCTTCGGGCGAGAGTACTTTTTTAGTCGAAATGCACGAAGCGGCTCACATTGTGAATACCGCAACTCCAAGAAGTTTAATTCTTCTCGACGAAGTCGGAAGAGGGACAAGTACATTCGATGGAATCAGTATTGCTTGGGCTTTGACTGAACACTTACACAACCGGATAGGCGCGAAAACACTTTTCGCAACGCATTACCACGAGTTGAACGAGCTTGCTGATTTATTCCCGAGAATCAAAAATTATAAAGTCGATGTGCGTGAATATGGTGATAAAGTAATTTTCTTGCACAAAGTTACTCCTGGTTTCGCCGACCATTCGTATGGAATTCAAGTTGCGCAGATGGCTGGCTTGCCTGAGGAGGTAACAGATAGAGCAAAGAAGATTTTAAAAAACCTTGAAGGCTCTGAATTAATTTTACACGATGAAGGCAAAAGTGAAAGCGTGAAGGGACGCATCGCCCCCGCCGAAGTACAACTCACTTTGTTCGAGATGAAAGACGATAAAATAAGAGATGAAATAAAAAAAATTGATATAGATAAATTAACTCCTTTAGATGCCTTAAAAAAGTTAGCCGAGTTAAAAAAGAAAGTTACGTAG
- a CDS encoding YbjQ family protein: MIVTTSSTIAGKKIIKTIGIVKGNTVRARHIGKDIVALFKNLVGGEIQEYTKLLAESREQSVDRMISEAEKLGANAIVDARFGTSYIMQNAAEILVFGTAVVVKDE, encoded by the coding sequence ATGATAGTAACAACTTCAAGCACCATAGCAGGAAAAAAGATTATTAAAACAATCGGTATAGTAAAAGGAAACACAGTCCGCGCGCGACATATCGGAAAAGATATCGTTGCACTGTTTAAGAATCTGGTCGGTGGTGAAATACAAGAATACACAAAACTACTCGCAGAATCGCGCGAACAATCAGTTGACAGAATGATATCCGAAGCTGAAAAATTAGGAGCGAATGCAATAGTTGATGCAAGATTCGGAACAAGTTATATAATGCAGAATGCGGCTGAAATTCTGGTTTTTGGAACGGCGGTGGTAGTAAAAGATGAATAG
- a CDS encoding alpha/beta fold hydrolase, which yields MNRIIIGLLLILPSLLPSQEKEIAGKFVKLLFDNKIAEAYQLFDSTVQSKITVEQLGSIIPGIEKQFGKFISGIDTLVNPSANGENELTTFDFGCKFENGSLNFKIVVNNKQEISGFWITPKTDKVDYRIPEYVNIAKFKEVEVEFGLPEWRLKGTLTIPRRIEKPPVVILVHGSGPNDRDETIGPNKPFKDLAWGFASKGVAVLRYDKRTKLHGSKMKPGDINIQAEVIDDVLEAVNYLNSRDDVDISKIVVIGHSLGAMVAPMIASQSKTICGIVMMAAPTRKLEDLVLEQMEYIYSLKETISDDERSFLTDLKLKVDSLKNNTLPPSTPLIGIPASYFYDLGKYAQVKTAKGLKLPILILQGERDYQVTTEDFNTWKKELSDHKNVMLKSFPKLNHLFMTGEGKAKPEEYNLPKSVDIEVIQDIVEWVNIR from the coding sequence ATGAATAGAATAATAATTGGTTTATTACTCATCCTTCCGTCTCTACTTCCATCACAAGAAAAAGAGATCGCAGGAAAATTTGTAAAACTTTTGTTTGATAACAAAATAGCAGAAGCCTACCAACTTTTCGATTCTACGGTTCAATCTAAAATTACAGTCGAACAACTCGGCAGTATTATACCGGGAATCGAGAAACAGTTTGGCAAATTTATTTCGGGTATTGATACTTTGGTAAATCCGTCAGCTAATGGAGAGAATGAACTGACGACATTCGACTTCGGCTGTAAATTCGAAAACGGATCGCTCAATTTCAAAATTGTTGTAAACAATAAGCAGGAAATATCCGGCTTCTGGATAACGCCTAAGACTGATAAAGTTGATTACAGAATTCCCGAATACGTTAATATTGCAAAATTCAAGGAAGTTGAGGTTGAGTTTGGTTTACCTGAATGGAGATTAAAAGGAACTCTCACTATCCCCCGACGGATAGAAAAACCTCCGGTTGTAATTTTGGTACACGGTTCCGGACCGAATGATAGAGACGAGACTATCGGACCAAACAAACCCTTCAAAGATTTAGCTTGGGGATTTGCTTCAAAAGGTGTTGCAGTTCTCCGCTACGATAAACGGACAAAACTGCATGGCAGTAAAATGAAGCCCGGAGATATCAACATCCAAGCTGAAGTTATAGATGATGTGCTTGAAGCTGTAAATTATTTAAACTCACGGGATGATGTAGATATAAGTAAAATCGTTGTAATCGGACATAGTTTGGGCGCCATGGTAGCACCGATGATTGCCTCGCAGTCGAAAACAATTTGCGGAATTGTAATGATGGCTGCTCCTACCCGCAAACTTGAGGATTTAGTTTTAGAACAGATGGAATACATTTATTCTTTGAAGGAAACAATCTCCGATGATGAACGGAGTTTTTTAACCGACCTGAAATTGAAAGTCGATAGTTTGAAAAATAATACCCTCCCCCCTTCAACCCCCTTAATAGGAATACCAGCAAGTTATTTTTACGATTTGGGAAAATACGCCCAAGTTAAAACTGCAAAAGGTTTGAAACTTCCGATATTAATTTTGCAAGGAGAAAGAGATTACCAAGTAACAACGGAAGATTTTAATACTTGGAAGAAAGAACTTTCCGACCATAAAAATGTAATGTTAAAGTCCTTTCCTAAACTCAATCACTTATTTATGACAGGCGAAGGGAAAGCCAAACCTGAAGAATACAATCTACCAAAATCAGTTGATATCGAAGTAATTCAAGACATTGTGGAGTGGGTGAATATAAGATGA